A window of Onychostoma macrolepis isolate SWU-2019 chromosome 01, ASM1243209v1, whole genome shotgun sequence contains these coding sequences:
- the retreg2 gene encoding reticulophagy regulator 2 isoform X3 yields the protein MRRKRGRAEKLDCSAHAQMDAGTQDDCHEDCIMNIVDPDLNAEVYMDFMKKHCCYDAIPTSCKLVIFDTTLQVKKAFFALVANGLRAAPLWDNKLQRFVGMLTITDFINILHRYYKSPMVQIYELEEHKIETWRDVYLQYHDQCLISITPDASLFDAVYSLLKHKIHRLPVIDPESGNVLHILTHKRILKFLHIFGASVPKPRFLKMQIKDAGIGTFTDVATVSQKATVYDALSVFVERRVSALPVVDDDGKVVALYSRFDVINLAAQKTYNNLSMNMQEAVRRRRCYVEGVIKCYPDETLETVIDRIVKAEVHRLVLVDREDVVRGIISLSDLLQAIVLSPAASPPDQTPSSTHTNNAGQVRMASRRASVSSASAGLEAWFPAPGGGEDEPELRRLRERLRGWLAQCEPAVLCAQRLLVWERPLHSIIAALALNTLFWLLSSTSLRPLFLLSVSLIGLTLLERWKAKLPQIAVWHPEASVFEREVLTDQPRLLSVEELSHHLAESYLTFSLYIQEMLQYKRQNHGKFCIMMCSGCFIMAMVGHYIPGIMISYIILLSVLLWPLVVYHELIQKMYTGLEPILMKLDYSMKGDTQRRKYDKRKLKKEQEEGDEPRAETESESEEELSCFAPTVDVKTTALAMAITDSELSDEEASILESGGFSVSRATTPQLTDVSEADLDQQSVHSEPEEAFSRDLAEFPSVDELPSIEPGLFHFPLGVLGSEQPRASRSELQEESLSPASLLIQHLASPLHFVNTHFNGHGQAAGADQSIVGTEKEGGGLGAGVSRPARSLEALSEEIVSTAISTVVQNTLSALLRSTEASEGSSMASFLPTETPPCPMESPLESPSTQEASVEEEDVDVTEASTEEQPDVTLVPAEEEDFELLDQSELEQMDEGLGLGVDGQEVGGASTDTPPSSQQQADQHDS from the exons ATGCGCAGGAAGCGGGGACGCGCGGAGAAGCTGGACTGTAGTGCACACGCACAAATGGACGCTGGCACGCAG GACGATTGCCATGAGGACTGTATAATGAACATCGTAG ACCCCGATCTAAATGCAGAAGTTTATATGGACTTCATGAAGAAACACTGTTGTTATGATGCAATTCCCACCAGCTGCAAACTAGTCATTTTTGACACCACACTGCAG GTGAAGAAGGCCTTCTTTGCTTTGGTTGCGAATGGCCTGAGAGCGGCACCTTTATGGGACAACAAACTGCAGAGATTTGTGG GTATGCTGACAATCACAGATTTCATCAATATTCTTCATCGGTATTACAAGTCACCCATG GTTCAGATCTATGAATTGGAGGAACACAAGATTGAGACATGGAGAG ACGTCTATCTGCAATATCACGATCAATGTCTCATCAGTATCACACCGGATGCGAG CCTCTTTGATGCCGTCTACTCTTTACTGAAACACAAGATCCACAGGCTGCCGGTCATTGACCCAGAGTCTGGAAATGTCCTTCACATACTGACCCATAAGAGAATACTCAAGTTCCTTCATATATTT GGAGCCTCGGTGCCCAAGCCACGCTTCTTGAAGATGCAGATTAAAGATGCAGGAATAGGAACTTTCACAGACGTGGCGACTGTCTCACAGAAGGCCACTGTGTACGATGCACTTTCTGTGTTTGTTGAGCGACGTGTGTCCGCTCTCCCAGTGGTGGATGACGATG GCAAGGTGGTCGCCCTGTATTCCAGATTTGACGTGATT AACCTTGCAGCGCAGAAAACCTACAATAATCTGAGCATGAACATGCAGGAGGCCGTGCGGAGGAGACGCTGTTATGTGGAAGGAGTCATTAAATGTTACCCTGACGAGACTTTGGAAACTGTTATTGACAGAATAGTCAAGGCAGAG GTTCATAGGCTGGTGCTTGTGGACCGAGAAGATGTGGTTCGGGGAATAATCTCTCTCTCAGACCTGCTGCAGGCCATAGTTTTATCTCCAGCAG CCTCTCCTCCTGACCAAACCCCGTcatcaacacacacaaacaacgcTGGACAAGTGAGAATGGCGAGCAGACGGGCCTCAGTGTCCTCGGCCTCGGCGGGTCTGGAGGCCTGGTTCCCCGCGCCCGGCGGCGGCGAGGATGAGCCGGAGCTGCGGCGCCTGCGGGAGCGTCTGCGCGGCTGGCTGGCGCAGTGTGAGCCCGCGGTACTCTGCGCTCAGCGGCTGCTGGTGTGGGAGAGGCCGCTGCACAGCATCATCGCCGCGCTGGCGCTCAACACGCTGTTCTG gcTCCTGTCATCCACATCTTTGAGACCCTTGTTCCTCCTGAGTGTGTCTCTCATTGGACTGACTTTACTGGAGAGATGGAAAGCCAAGCTGCCACAGATCGCTG TGTGGCATCCTGAGGCGTCTGTCTTTGAGCG AGAAGTGCTGACTGATCAGCCACGCCTGTTAAGCGTCGAGGAGCTCAGCCATCATCTCGCCGAGAGTTACCTCACCTTCAGCCTTTACATCCAAGAAATGCTTCAGTACAAACGGCAAAACCACGGCAAG TTCTGCATCATGATGTGTTCAGGATGTTTCATCATGGCCATGGTTGGACATTACATTCCTGGGATAATGATCTCCTACATCATAT TGCTGAGTGTGCTGCTGTGGCCGCTGGTGGTTTACCATGAGCTGATCCAGAAAATGTACACCGGACTGGAGCCCATACTGATGAAACTCGACTACAGCATGAAAGGAGACACACAGCGCCGCAAATATGACAAGAGAA agCTGAAGAAGGAGCAGGAAGAGGGTGATGAGCCGAGAGCAGAGACAGAGAGCGAGAGCGAGGAGGAGCTGTCATGTTTCGCCCCTACT GTGGATGTGAAGACTACGGCTCTGGCGATGGCCATCACAGACTCTGAGCTGTCTGATGAAGAGGCATCTATACTGGAGAGTGGAGGATTCTCTGTGTCCAGAGCCACCACACCACAGCTCACAGACGTCTCTGAAG CAGACCTGGATCAGCAGAGCGTGCACAGTGAACCGGAGGAGGCGTTCTCTAGAGACCTAGCAGAGTTCCCATCGGTGGACGAGCTCCCTTCTATTGAACCGGGTCTGTTCCATTTCCCGCTGGGCGTTCTCGGGTCTGAGCAGCCCAGAGCGTCCAGATCCGAGCTCCAGGAGGAGTCGCTGTCTCCAGCCAGCCTCCTCATCCAGCACTTAGCATCTCCGCTCCACTTTGTCAACACTCACTTCAACGGACACGGACAAGCGGCAGGGGCAGACCAAAGCATTGTGGGTACTGAAAAAGAGGGAGGGGGATTGGGCGCTGGTGTTTCGAGACCCGCTCGGTCCCTGGAAGCCCTCAGCGAGGAGATAGTGAGCACGGCCATCTCTACCGTAGTACAGAACACTCTCTCAGCCCTGTTGCGGTCTACCGAGGCCAGCGAGGGCTCGTCAATGGCTTCGTTTCTTCCCACCGAAACGCCTCCTTGTCCGATGGAATCGCCCCTTGAGTCGCCGTCCACCCAGGAAGCCAGCGTAGAGGAAGAGGACGTCGACGTCACCGAAGCAAGCACCGAAGAGCAACCGGATGTCACACTCGTACCTGCTGAGGAAGAGGACTTTGAGCTTCTGGACCAAAGCGAACTGGAACAAATGGATGAGGGGTTGGGCCTTGGTGTTGATGGACAGGAAGTGGGCGGGGCTTCCACAGACACGCCCCCAAGCAGTCAGCAGCAAGCAGACCAGCACGATTCCTAG
- the retreg2 gene encoding reticulophagy regulator 2 isoform X2 yields MRRKRGRAEKLDCSAHAQMDAGTQDDCHEDCIMNIVDPDLNAEVYMDFMKKHCCYDAIPTSCKLVIFDTTLQVKKAFFALVANGLRAAPLWDNKLQRFVGMLTITDFINILHRYYKSPMVQIYELEEHKIETWRGDSFQNVYLQYHDQCLISITPDASLFDAVYSLLKHKIHRLPVIDPESGNVLHILTHKRILKFLHIFGASVPKPRFLKMQIKDAGIGTFTDVATVSQKATVYDALSVFVERRVSALPVVDDDGKVVALYSRFDVINLAAQKTYNNLSMNMQEAVRRRRCYVEGVIKCYPDETLETVIDRIVKAEVHRLVLVDREDVVRGIISLSDLLQAIVLSPAASPPDQTPSSTHTNNAGQVRMASRRASVSSASAGLEAWFPAPGGGEDEPELRRLRERLRGWLAQCEPAVLCAQRLLVWERPLHSIIAALALNTLFWLLSSTSLRPLFLLSVSLIGLTLLERWKAKLPQIAVWHPEASVFEREVLTDQPRLLSVEELSHHLAESYLTFSLYIQEMLQYKRQNHGKFCIMMCSGCFIMAMVGHYIPGIMISYIILLSVLLWPLVVYHELIQKMYTGLEPILMKLDYSMKGDTQRRKYDKRKLKKEQEEGDEPRAETESESEEELSCFAPTVDVKTTALAMAITDSELSDEEASILESGGFSVSRATTPQLTDVSEDLDQQSVHSEPEEAFSRDLAEFPSVDELPSIEPGLFHFPLGVLGSEQPRASRSELQEESLSPASLLIQHLASPLHFVNTHFNGHGQAAGADQSIVGTEKEGGGLGAGVSRPARSLEALSEEIVSTAISTVVQNTLSALLRSTEASEGSSMASFLPTETPPCPMESPLESPSTQEASVEEEDVDVTEASTEEQPDVTLVPAEEEDFELLDQSELEQMDEGLGLGVDGQEVGGASTDTPPSSQQQADQHDS; encoded by the exons ATGCGCAGGAAGCGGGGACGCGCGGAGAAGCTGGACTGTAGTGCACACGCACAAATGGACGCTGGCACGCAG GACGATTGCCATGAGGACTGTATAATGAACATCGTAG ACCCCGATCTAAATGCAGAAGTTTATATGGACTTCATGAAGAAACACTGTTGTTATGATGCAATTCCCACCAGCTGCAAACTAGTCATTTTTGACACCACACTGCAG GTGAAGAAGGCCTTCTTTGCTTTGGTTGCGAATGGCCTGAGAGCGGCACCTTTATGGGACAACAAACTGCAGAGATTTGTGG GTATGCTGACAATCACAGATTTCATCAATATTCTTCATCGGTATTACAAGTCACCCATG GTTCAGATCTATGAATTGGAGGAACACAAGATTGAGACATGGAGAGGTGAttcatttcaaa ACGTCTATCTGCAATATCACGATCAATGTCTCATCAGTATCACACCGGATGCGAG CCTCTTTGATGCCGTCTACTCTTTACTGAAACACAAGATCCACAGGCTGCCGGTCATTGACCCAGAGTCTGGAAATGTCCTTCACATACTGACCCATAAGAGAATACTCAAGTTCCTTCATATATTT GGAGCCTCGGTGCCCAAGCCACGCTTCTTGAAGATGCAGATTAAAGATGCAGGAATAGGAACTTTCACAGACGTGGCGACTGTCTCACAGAAGGCCACTGTGTACGATGCACTTTCTGTGTTTGTTGAGCGACGTGTGTCCGCTCTCCCAGTGGTGGATGACGATG GCAAGGTGGTCGCCCTGTATTCCAGATTTGACGTGATT AACCTTGCAGCGCAGAAAACCTACAATAATCTGAGCATGAACATGCAGGAGGCCGTGCGGAGGAGACGCTGTTATGTGGAAGGAGTCATTAAATGTTACCCTGACGAGACTTTGGAAACTGTTATTGACAGAATAGTCAAGGCAGAG GTTCATAGGCTGGTGCTTGTGGACCGAGAAGATGTGGTTCGGGGAATAATCTCTCTCTCAGACCTGCTGCAGGCCATAGTTTTATCTCCAGCAG CCTCTCCTCCTGACCAAACCCCGTcatcaacacacacaaacaacgcTGGACAAGTGAGAATGGCGAGCAGACGGGCCTCAGTGTCCTCGGCCTCGGCGGGTCTGGAGGCCTGGTTCCCCGCGCCCGGCGGCGGCGAGGATGAGCCGGAGCTGCGGCGCCTGCGGGAGCGTCTGCGCGGCTGGCTGGCGCAGTGTGAGCCCGCGGTACTCTGCGCTCAGCGGCTGCTGGTGTGGGAGAGGCCGCTGCACAGCATCATCGCCGCGCTGGCGCTCAACACGCTGTTCTG gcTCCTGTCATCCACATCTTTGAGACCCTTGTTCCTCCTGAGTGTGTCTCTCATTGGACTGACTTTACTGGAGAGATGGAAAGCCAAGCTGCCACAGATCGCTG TGTGGCATCCTGAGGCGTCTGTCTTTGAGCG AGAAGTGCTGACTGATCAGCCACGCCTGTTAAGCGTCGAGGAGCTCAGCCATCATCTCGCCGAGAGTTACCTCACCTTCAGCCTTTACATCCAAGAAATGCTTCAGTACAAACGGCAAAACCACGGCAAG TTCTGCATCATGATGTGTTCAGGATGTTTCATCATGGCCATGGTTGGACATTACATTCCTGGGATAATGATCTCCTACATCATAT TGCTGAGTGTGCTGCTGTGGCCGCTGGTGGTTTACCATGAGCTGATCCAGAAAATGTACACCGGACTGGAGCCCATACTGATGAAACTCGACTACAGCATGAAAGGAGACACACAGCGCCGCAAATATGACAAGAGAA agCTGAAGAAGGAGCAGGAAGAGGGTGATGAGCCGAGAGCAGAGACAGAGAGCGAGAGCGAGGAGGAGCTGTCATGTTTCGCCCCTACT GTGGATGTGAAGACTACGGCTCTGGCGATGGCCATCACAGACTCTGAGCTGTCTGATGAAGAGGCATCTATACTGGAGAGTGGAGGATTCTCTGTGTCCAGAGCCACCACACCACAGCTCACAGACGTCTCTGAAG ACCTGGATCAGCAGAGCGTGCACAGTGAACCGGAGGAGGCGTTCTCTAGAGACCTAGCAGAGTTCCCATCGGTGGACGAGCTCCCTTCTATTGAACCGGGTCTGTTCCATTTCCCGCTGGGCGTTCTCGGGTCTGAGCAGCCCAGAGCGTCCAGATCCGAGCTCCAGGAGGAGTCGCTGTCTCCAGCCAGCCTCCTCATCCAGCACTTAGCATCTCCGCTCCACTTTGTCAACACTCACTTCAACGGACACGGACAAGCGGCAGGGGCAGACCAAAGCATTGTGGGTACTGAAAAAGAGGGAGGGGGATTGGGCGCTGGTGTTTCGAGACCCGCTCGGTCCCTGGAAGCCCTCAGCGAGGAGATAGTGAGCACGGCCATCTCTACCGTAGTACAGAACACTCTCTCAGCCCTGTTGCGGTCTACCGAGGCCAGCGAGGGCTCGTCAATGGCTTCGTTTCTTCCCACCGAAACGCCTCCTTGTCCGATGGAATCGCCCCTTGAGTCGCCGTCCACCCAGGAAGCCAGCGTAGAGGAAGAGGACGTCGACGTCACCGAAGCAAGCACCGAAGAGCAACCGGATGTCACACTCGTACCTGCTGAGGAAGAGGACTTTGAGCTTCTGGACCAAAGCGAACTGGAACAAATGGATGAGGGGTTGGGCCTTGGTGTTGATGGACAGGAAGTGGGCGGGGCTTCCACAGACACGCCCCCAAGCAGTCAGCAGCAAGCAGACCAGCACGATTCCTAG
- the retreg2 gene encoding reticulophagy regulator 2 isoform X1, protein MRRKRGRAEKLDCSAHAQMDAGTQDDCHEDCIMNIVDPDLNAEVYMDFMKKHCCYDAIPTSCKLVIFDTTLQVKKAFFALVANGLRAAPLWDNKLQRFVGMLTITDFINILHRYYKSPMVQIYELEEHKIETWRGDSFQNVYLQYHDQCLISITPDASLFDAVYSLLKHKIHRLPVIDPESGNVLHILTHKRILKFLHIFGASVPKPRFLKMQIKDAGIGTFTDVATVSQKATVYDALSVFVERRVSALPVVDDDGKVVALYSRFDVINLAAQKTYNNLSMNMQEAVRRRRCYVEGVIKCYPDETLETVIDRIVKAEVHRLVLVDREDVVRGIISLSDLLQAIVLSPAASPPDQTPSSTHTNNAGQVRMASRRASVSSASAGLEAWFPAPGGGEDEPELRRLRERLRGWLAQCEPAVLCAQRLLVWERPLHSIIAALALNTLFWLLSSTSLRPLFLLSVSLIGLTLLERWKAKLPQIAVWHPEASVFEREVLTDQPRLLSVEELSHHLAESYLTFSLYIQEMLQYKRQNHGKFCIMMCSGCFIMAMVGHYIPGIMISYIILLSVLLWPLVVYHELIQKMYTGLEPILMKLDYSMKGDTQRRKYDKRKLKKEQEEGDEPRAETESESEEELSCFAPTVDVKTTALAMAITDSELSDEEASILESGGFSVSRATTPQLTDVSEADLDQQSVHSEPEEAFSRDLAEFPSVDELPSIEPGLFHFPLGVLGSEQPRASRSELQEESLSPASLLIQHLASPLHFVNTHFNGHGQAAGADQSIVGTEKEGGGLGAGVSRPARSLEALSEEIVSTAISTVVQNTLSALLRSTEASEGSSMASFLPTETPPCPMESPLESPSTQEASVEEEDVDVTEASTEEQPDVTLVPAEEEDFELLDQSELEQMDEGLGLGVDGQEVGGASTDTPPSSQQQADQHDS, encoded by the exons ATGCGCAGGAAGCGGGGACGCGCGGAGAAGCTGGACTGTAGTGCACACGCACAAATGGACGCTGGCACGCAG GACGATTGCCATGAGGACTGTATAATGAACATCGTAG ACCCCGATCTAAATGCAGAAGTTTATATGGACTTCATGAAGAAACACTGTTGTTATGATGCAATTCCCACCAGCTGCAAACTAGTCATTTTTGACACCACACTGCAG GTGAAGAAGGCCTTCTTTGCTTTGGTTGCGAATGGCCTGAGAGCGGCACCTTTATGGGACAACAAACTGCAGAGATTTGTGG GTATGCTGACAATCACAGATTTCATCAATATTCTTCATCGGTATTACAAGTCACCCATG GTTCAGATCTATGAATTGGAGGAACACAAGATTGAGACATGGAGAGGTGAttcatttcaaa ACGTCTATCTGCAATATCACGATCAATGTCTCATCAGTATCACACCGGATGCGAG CCTCTTTGATGCCGTCTACTCTTTACTGAAACACAAGATCCACAGGCTGCCGGTCATTGACCCAGAGTCTGGAAATGTCCTTCACATACTGACCCATAAGAGAATACTCAAGTTCCTTCATATATTT GGAGCCTCGGTGCCCAAGCCACGCTTCTTGAAGATGCAGATTAAAGATGCAGGAATAGGAACTTTCACAGACGTGGCGACTGTCTCACAGAAGGCCACTGTGTACGATGCACTTTCTGTGTTTGTTGAGCGACGTGTGTCCGCTCTCCCAGTGGTGGATGACGATG GCAAGGTGGTCGCCCTGTATTCCAGATTTGACGTGATT AACCTTGCAGCGCAGAAAACCTACAATAATCTGAGCATGAACATGCAGGAGGCCGTGCGGAGGAGACGCTGTTATGTGGAAGGAGTCATTAAATGTTACCCTGACGAGACTTTGGAAACTGTTATTGACAGAATAGTCAAGGCAGAG GTTCATAGGCTGGTGCTTGTGGACCGAGAAGATGTGGTTCGGGGAATAATCTCTCTCTCAGACCTGCTGCAGGCCATAGTTTTATCTCCAGCAG CCTCTCCTCCTGACCAAACCCCGTcatcaacacacacaaacaacgcTGGACAAGTGAGAATGGCGAGCAGACGGGCCTCAGTGTCCTCGGCCTCGGCGGGTCTGGAGGCCTGGTTCCCCGCGCCCGGCGGCGGCGAGGATGAGCCGGAGCTGCGGCGCCTGCGGGAGCGTCTGCGCGGCTGGCTGGCGCAGTGTGAGCCCGCGGTACTCTGCGCTCAGCGGCTGCTGGTGTGGGAGAGGCCGCTGCACAGCATCATCGCCGCGCTGGCGCTCAACACGCTGTTCTG gcTCCTGTCATCCACATCTTTGAGACCCTTGTTCCTCCTGAGTGTGTCTCTCATTGGACTGACTTTACTGGAGAGATGGAAAGCCAAGCTGCCACAGATCGCTG TGTGGCATCCTGAGGCGTCTGTCTTTGAGCG AGAAGTGCTGACTGATCAGCCACGCCTGTTAAGCGTCGAGGAGCTCAGCCATCATCTCGCCGAGAGTTACCTCACCTTCAGCCTTTACATCCAAGAAATGCTTCAGTACAAACGGCAAAACCACGGCAAG TTCTGCATCATGATGTGTTCAGGATGTTTCATCATGGCCATGGTTGGACATTACATTCCTGGGATAATGATCTCCTACATCATAT TGCTGAGTGTGCTGCTGTGGCCGCTGGTGGTTTACCATGAGCTGATCCAGAAAATGTACACCGGACTGGAGCCCATACTGATGAAACTCGACTACAGCATGAAAGGAGACACACAGCGCCGCAAATATGACAAGAGAA agCTGAAGAAGGAGCAGGAAGAGGGTGATGAGCCGAGAGCAGAGACAGAGAGCGAGAGCGAGGAGGAGCTGTCATGTTTCGCCCCTACT GTGGATGTGAAGACTACGGCTCTGGCGATGGCCATCACAGACTCTGAGCTGTCTGATGAAGAGGCATCTATACTGGAGAGTGGAGGATTCTCTGTGTCCAGAGCCACCACACCACAGCTCACAGACGTCTCTGAAG CAGACCTGGATCAGCAGAGCGTGCACAGTGAACCGGAGGAGGCGTTCTCTAGAGACCTAGCAGAGTTCCCATCGGTGGACGAGCTCCCTTCTATTGAACCGGGTCTGTTCCATTTCCCGCTGGGCGTTCTCGGGTCTGAGCAGCCCAGAGCGTCCAGATCCGAGCTCCAGGAGGAGTCGCTGTCTCCAGCCAGCCTCCTCATCCAGCACTTAGCATCTCCGCTCCACTTTGTCAACACTCACTTCAACGGACACGGACAAGCGGCAGGGGCAGACCAAAGCATTGTGGGTACTGAAAAAGAGGGAGGGGGATTGGGCGCTGGTGTTTCGAGACCCGCTCGGTCCCTGGAAGCCCTCAGCGAGGAGATAGTGAGCACGGCCATCTCTACCGTAGTACAGAACACTCTCTCAGCCCTGTTGCGGTCTACCGAGGCCAGCGAGGGCTCGTCAATGGCTTCGTTTCTTCCCACCGAAACGCCTCCTTGTCCGATGGAATCGCCCCTTGAGTCGCCGTCCACCCAGGAAGCCAGCGTAGAGGAAGAGGACGTCGACGTCACCGAAGCAAGCACCGAAGAGCAACCGGATGTCACACTCGTACCTGCTGAGGAAGAGGACTTTGAGCTTCTGGACCAAAGCGAACTGGAACAAATGGATGAGGGGTTGGGCCTTGGTGTTGATGGACAGGAAGTGGGCGGGGCTTCCACAGACACGCCCCCAAGCAGTCAGCAGCAAGCAGACCAGCACGATTCCTAG
- the retreg2 gene encoding reticulophagy regulator 2 isoform X4 — MNIVDPDLNAEVYMDFMKKHCCYDAIPTSCKLVIFDTTLQVKKAFFALVANGLRAAPLWDNKLQRFVGMLTITDFINILHRYYKSPMVQIYELEEHKIETWRGDSFQNVYLQYHDQCLISITPDASLFDAVYSLLKHKIHRLPVIDPESGNVLHILTHKRILKFLHIFGASVPKPRFLKMQIKDAGIGTFTDVATVSQKATVYDALSVFVERRVSALPVVDDDGKVVALYSRFDVINLAAQKTYNNLSMNMQEAVRRRRCYVEGVIKCYPDETLETVIDRIVKAEVHRLVLVDREDVVRGIISLSDLLQAIVLSPAASPPDQTPSSTHTNNAGQVRMASRRASVSSASAGLEAWFPAPGGGEDEPELRRLRERLRGWLAQCEPAVLCAQRLLVWERPLHSIIAALALNTLFWLLSSTSLRPLFLLSVSLIGLTLLERWKAKLPQIAVWHPEASVFEREVLTDQPRLLSVEELSHHLAESYLTFSLYIQEMLQYKRQNHGKFCIMMCSGCFIMAMVGHYIPGIMISYIILLSVLLWPLVVYHELIQKMYTGLEPILMKLDYSMKGDTQRRKYDKRKLKKEQEEGDEPRAETESESEEELSCFAPTVDVKTTALAMAITDSELSDEEASILESGGFSVSRATTPQLTDVSEADLDQQSVHSEPEEAFSRDLAEFPSVDELPSIEPGLFHFPLGVLGSEQPRASRSELQEESLSPASLLIQHLASPLHFVNTHFNGHGQAAGADQSIVGTEKEGGGLGAGVSRPARSLEALSEEIVSTAISTVVQNTLSALLRSTEASEGSSMASFLPTETPPCPMESPLESPSTQEASVEEEDVDVTEASTEEQPDVTLVPAEEEDFELLDQSELEQMDEGLGLGVDGQEVGGASTDTPPSSQQQADQHDS; from the exons ATGAACATCGTAG ACCCCGATCTAAATGCAGAAGTTTATATGGACTTCATGAAGAAACACTGTTGTTATGATGCAATTCCCACCAGCTGCAAACTAGTCATTTTTGACACCACACTGCAG GTGAAGAAGGCCTTCTTTGCTTTGGTTGCGAATGGCCTGAGAGCGGCACCTTTATGGGACAACAAACTGCAGAGATTTGTGG GTATGCTGACAATCACAGATTTCATCAATATTCTTCATCGGTATTACAAGTCACCCATG GTTCAGATCTATGAATTGGAGGAACACAAGATTGAGACATGGAGAGGTGAttcatttcaaa ACGTCTATCTGCAATATCACGATCAATGTCTCATCAGTATCACACCGGATGCGAG CCTCTTTGATGCCGTCTACTCTTTACTGAAACACAAGATCCACAGGCTGCCGGTCATTGACCCAGAGTCTGGAAATGTCCTTCACATACTGACCCATAAGAGAATACTCAAGTTCCTTCATATATTT GGAGCCTCGGTGCCCAAGCCACGCTTCTTGAAGATGCAGATTAAAGATGCAGGAATAGGAACTTTCACAGACGTGGCGACTGTCTCACAGAAGGCCACTGTGTACGATGCACTTTCTGTGTTTGTTGAGCGACGTGTGTCCGCTCTCCCAGTGGTGGATGACGATG GCAAGGTGGTCGCCCTGTATTCCAGATTTGACGTGATT AACCTTGCAGCGCAGAAAACCTACAATAATCTGAGCATGAACATGCAGGAGGCCGTGCGGAGGAGACGCTGTTATGTGGAAGGAGTCATTAAATGTTACCCTGACGAGACTTTGGAAACTGTTATTGACAGAATAGTCAAGGCAGAG GTTCATAGGCTGGTGCTTGTGGACCGAGAAGATGTGGTTCGGGGAATAATCTCTCTCTCAGACCTGCTGCAGGCCATAGTTTTATCTCCAGCAG CCTCTCCTCCTGACCAAACCCCGTcatcaacacacacaaacaacgcTGGACAAGTGAGAATGGCGAGCAGACGGGCCTCAGTGTCCTCGGCCTCGGCGGGTCTGGAGGCCTGGTTCCCCGCGCCCGGCGGCGGCGAGGATGAGCCGGAGCTGCGGCGCCTGCGGGAGCGTCTGCGCGGCTGGCTGGCGCAGTGTGAGCCCGCGGTACTCTGCGCTCAGCGGCTGCTGGTGTGGGAGAGGCCGCTGCACAGCATCATCGCCGCGCTGGCGCTCAACACGCTGTTCTG gcTCCTGTCATCCACATCTTTGAGACCCTTGTTCCTCCTGAGTGTGTCTCTCATTGGACTGACTTTACTGGAGAGATGGAAAGCCAAGCTGCCACAGATCGCTG TGTGGCATCCTGAGGCGTCTGTCTTTGAGCG AGAAGTGCTGACTGATCAGCCACGCCTGTTAAGCGTCGAGGAGCTCAGCCATCATCTCGCCGAGAGTTACCTCACCTTCAGCCTTTACATCCAAGAAATGCTTCAGTACAAACGGCAAAACCACGGCAAG TTCTGCATCATGATGTGTTCAGGATGTTTCATCATGGCCATGGTTGGACATTACATTCCTGGGATAATGATCTCCTACATCATAT TGCTGAGTGTGCTGCTGTGGCCGCTGGTGGTTTACCATGAGCTGATCCAGAAAATGTACACCGGACTGGAGCCCATACTGATGAAACTCGACTACAGCATGAAAGGAGACACACAGCGCCGCAAATATGACAAGAGAA agCTGAAGAAGGAGCAGGAAGAGGGTGATGAGCCGAGAGCAGAGACAGAGAGCGAGAGCGAGGAGGAGCTGTCATGTTTCGCCCCTACT GTGGATGTGAAGACTACGGCTCTGGCGATGGCCATCACAGACTCTGAGCTGTCTGATGAAGAGGCATCTATACTGGAGAGTGGAGGATTCTCTGTGTCCAGAGCCACCACACCACAGCTCACAGACGTCTCTGAAG CAGACCTGGATCAGCAGAGCGTGCACAGTGAACCGGAGGAGGCGTTCTCTAGAGACCTAGCAGAGTTCCCATCGGTGGACGAGCTCCCTTCTATTGAACCGGGTCTGTTCCATTTCCCGCTGGGCGTTCTCGGGTCTGAGCAGCCCAGAGCGTCCAGATCCGAGCTCCAGGAGGAGTCGCTGTCTCCAGCCAGCCTCCTCATCCAGCACTTAGCATCTCCGCTCCACTTTGTCAACACTCACTTCAACGGACACGGACAAGCGGCAGGGGCAGACCAAAGCATTGTGGGTACTGAAAAAGAGGGAGGGGGATTGGGCGCTGGTGTTTCGAGACCCGCTCGGTCCCTGGAAGCCCTCAGCGAGGAGATAGTGAGCACGGCCATCTCTACCGTAGTACAGAACACTCTCTCAGCCCTGTTGCGGTCTACCGAGGCCAGCGAGGGCTCGTCAATGGCTTCGTTTCTTCCCACCGAAACGCCTCCTTGTCCGATGGAATCGCCCCTTGAGTCGCCGTCCACCCAGGAAGCCAGCGTAGAGGAAGAGGACGTCGACGTCACCGAAGCAAGCACCGAAGAGCAACCGGATGTCACACTCGTACCTGCTGAGGAAGAGGACTTTGAGCTTCTGGACCAAAGCGAACTGGAACAAATGGATGAGGGGTTGGGCCTTGGTGTTGATGGACAGGAAGTGGGCGGGGCTTCCACAGACACGCCCCCAAGCAGTCAGCAGCAAGCAGACCAGCACGATTCCTAG